The genomic stretch TCGCAATTTTATCTGCATCGGCAGCATAACTTTCATTCGAAAGTTTGTCGGTAATCTGAAAGTCTTTCGCACCATTTACAGCCAGACTAAAATCAATGTTGGGAAGTTCGCGACTTTCTATTTGCAACTGTTTAATATTTCCATTTGCTATGGCAAACACACGCTTATCGCGCCAATCGTAAATATTGGTAATGTACCTCGGAGTAAGATATCCATTAAACCCAGGAATATGGGTGATAAATGGCACCGCACTATTTTCTAAGTACATATAGGTTCCCAATTGATCCTGATTAGGACCTCCAACATAGTAGGTCTTAAGTAATTCATCTTTTGCATACACTTCGCACTTTACACCATTGGCAGCAATACGCTTAATGATATTATTGTATGCCCTCTTGCCAACAGGGCTGCGCACTTCTACTTGCTTTATCGTTAATAGTAGTAAACGAATGGCATCTGGGCGAGCTATAAATGCATCATTCACAATCCATGTGTTTGCGTCTTTGCGCTTAAGGGTAATTTGTTGTCCTTCTTTTGTTGCGATAAAAATTTTTGTGATTGATGCTGTATCCTCAACTGCAAAATCACTTAGTTCGCGTTGTAAAGTGCTTGTGCCACTTGTGCCAATGAAATACCAGGTGATTCCGCCTAAAGCAGCTAGTGCAAGGAGCAGGAGTAAATTACGTTTCATTTCTATTTTTTGTATTTACAAGTTGCAACGATTATTGTAACCGCTGCATTTTTTTTAGAGTCTATTTAAATATCAATTCGTGGTGCTTGCATATAGCCTTCTGCGCCACCACCATTTTATTATGCCAATAAGAAGTAGGAAAATAATAGGTGCTACTACATTTACTATTTTTATAATGGAGGCATTTGCCTTCACCACTTCACGGTTGAGCAAGCGAAGTTTTATTTCCTTATTACGTAATTCTATCAGGTTGCTATCATCGGCTAAATAATCAAT from Bacteroidota bacterium encodes the following:
- a CDS encoding DUF4340 domain-containing protein, with product MKRNLLLLLALAALGGITWYFIGTSGTSTLQRELSDFAVEDTASITKIFIATKEGQQITLKRKDANTWIVNDAFIARPDAIRLLLLTIKQVEVRSPVGKRAYNNIIKRIAANGVKCEVYAKDELLKTYYVGGPNQDQLGTYMYLENSAVPFITHIPGFNGYLTPRYITNIYDWRDKRVFAIANGNIKQLQIESRELPNIDFSLAVNGAKDFQITDKLSNESYAADADKIAMYLKIIGKSSFEGVETHLSRQVIDSTLNLGWFRKITVTTGDGKEIMMQMYKLKNLEVDPDATEPPPNRPIHDKDRFLARINEDSLFVLAQYQMFDKLFQKPEIFK